TGCTTAAGGCCGCGCTGGGGTTCTTGTTGCGGGAGAGAAACCACAGGCAGGCGGGAATCTGAGTTGAATAGAAGAACTGCCCCGGCAGAGCGATCATGCAGTCCACCACGTCGCCCTCAACCATGGCGCGGCGGATATCGCCCTCGCCGGATTGGGTGGAGGACATGGAGCCATTGGCCAGCACCACACCAGCGATGCCGTTCGGGGCCAGGTGGTGGATGATGTGCTGAAGCCACGCATAGTTTGCGTTGCCGACCGGCGGGACGCCGAATTTCCAGCGCAAATCTTCACGCAGGCGCTCACCGCCCCAGTCGGAGATGTTGAAGGGCGGATTGGCGAGGATGTAATCGGCCTTGAGGTCCGGCAATTCGTCCTTGTGGAAGCTGCCCTCGTTGTTCCAGCGGATGTCGGCATCGATGCCGCGCACCGCGAGGTTCATCTTGGCGAGCCGCCACGTCGTGTAATTGCTCTCCTGCCCATAGATGGCAATGTCGCCGATGCGCCCACCGTGCTCTTCGACGAATTTCTCGGACTGGACGAACATGCCGCCGGAGCCACAGCACGGGTCATATGCCCGGCCTTTGTAAGGCTCCAGCATCTCGACCAGTAGCCCAACCACGGAACGTGGTGTGTAGAATTCACCCCCGCGCTTGCCTTCAGCGCCAGCAAAACCGCTGAGGAAATATTCATAGACACGGCCAAGGATGTCCTTGGAACGGTCGGCCTTCTCGCCCATGCCAATGCCGCTGATGAGGTCGATCAGCTCACCGAGCATGATCTTGTTGAGCGCGGGGCGTGCGTAGTCCTTGGGCAGAACCCCCTTGAGCGAGGCGTTGTTGCCTTCGATCGCGAGCATAGCGTCGTCGA
The Rhodospirillaceae bacterium DNA segment above includes these coding regions:
- a CDS encoding DNA methyltransferase, whose product is MTRAKKNSKNNNGANLGFEAQLFLAADKLRGNLEPSDYKHVALGLVFLKYISDAFEAKRAALRGEELADPEDPEEYLADNIFWVPKDARWSHLQANAKQTTIGKLIDDAMLAIEGNNASLKGVLPKDYARPALNKIMLGELIDLISGIGMGEKADRSKDILGRVYEYFLSGFAGAEGKRGGEFYTPRSVVGLLVEMLEPYKGRAYDPCCGSGGMFVQSEKFVEEHGGRIGDIAIYGQESNYTTWRLAKMNLAVRGIDADIRWNNEGSFHKDELPDLKADYILANPPFNISDWGGERLREDLRWKFGVPPVGNANYAWLQHIIHHLAPNGIAGVVLANGSMSSTQSGEGDIRRAMVEGDVVDCMIALPGQFFYSTQIPACLWFLSRNKNPSAALSSGAVGQKGVWRDRRGEVLFIDARKLGALVDRTRKEFSEEDIVKIADTYHAWRGEPDAGDYENIPGFCKSATLEEIKVHNHVLTPGRYVGAADMEDDGVPFEERFAELKETLEEQFSKAEELGALIQAKLEVVSANG